The following nucleotide sequence is from Salvia splendens isolate huo1 chromosome 2, SspV2, whole genome shotgun sequence.
AAATCTGTTCTACATCATTATGAAGAATGTAAATGGTTATACCTTCTTTGGTTTTCTGGAGTGTATCCTTTGAATCCCTATACACGACAGCGATGTGACTGTGACCCTTTTGGAATTCATTCAGAATATCATAAAGGGGCATGTCTTCCGAGACTCTGACAGTTGTACGAGGAGAAGAATTAGCCACAAGTATCACCAAAAGCCGTTTACAATTGGAACTGAGAATAGCAAAAAAGTGATCTCACCGAGGAATTTTTCTTATTAACATTTTCCGTAGAGGAACTGAATCATCAGGGTCGACTGCAAGGAGGTTTTTAACCTGCACGCAGTAAAGAGAGATATTAGCCATTGTTCACAAGTGCGAATCACATCATGTGAACACATGGGAAGGGATAAACAGACAACGATTGTGAATTCATTAACTGAAATATAAACATGAAAGTTACCAAGATGAGGCCAATGATATTGTTTTGGTTGTTGTAGTACACAGGAACTCGACTGTGGCCCATTGTCATTATAGCATTCAACGTCTCCCTGTGGAGGGTTAGTGGGGATGAAATTAGAGGGATCGATATCACGAATAACAGATTGGTTACATATGATAGGAAATACTACTACACTCACAAATTAAGAGTTCCATCAAGATCAATGGAAAATGCCTTAGCTATAGGCGTCATGGCATCTTTGGCAGTCTTCGCAGTCAATTCCAGTGCCCCGGCAATAATTGTCGTCTCATCATGTGTCAAATCCCCTCCTTTCCCAGCCTATGAGTGAAAATTGATAGTTTAGATTTCTCAACAAGACTAATGACACCTTCCAAAACATAATTCATTTTAGGGGAATTAATTGCAGCCTCGATCATCATGACATACCTCGTTGCCATGGAAATCAACAAAAGTTTTCAGCTCAGCTCTGCGCAGCAGAGCAGCATGCCCCTTACCCAACATCCAATCGAGGATCTACAAGCAAACATAGGTTTCTGAGTAATCAAGATACAAAATGGCCACCTTTTGTGAATTCCGTGATCTGAAGGATTCACATATAACGTCTTCTTCGTGCAGTGGTGTCTTAGAATTATACAATTCATCCAGTCACAAAAAGAGCAAGCTTCTACAACCTTTTTTGATGATATCTTCTTACAAATCATTAAAAGTAGAAAAtatatgattgaaaaagttTAACGTATTTGAACGTCAGCCTTTGATTCAATTACCTTACTAATTGGATATGCAATAGGGAAGAACACCCAAAGAAGAAGTTGGACAAAGGGTGCCGCAGTTGCACCAGCGGTTAACCCATAACGCGTACAAATTGCTTGAGGCAATATCTTCAGGAAGAAGGAAAGATTAGAATCATGCCAACAGAGTATACAATTTTATCCTAAATTTGACATTGTTCAGTTAAGTTGCGGATCAACCACCTCGCCAAACATGAGGATGAGTGTGACTGATACCAGGATTGCAGCCCAAGGGGGCACGAGCTTGTCCAAGAATATGGGAAGTGACTACAAGGAAAAAACACATAATATTTGGTTACCTACACACGGAACTACCACCAAGAATACGAATGCCATAACAGATAATACACGAACCTCCATTGCTAAAGAGTTTCCAATCAAGAGTGTGCAAAGCAAGAGGTGTTGATTTTTCACCACTGGAAGTATTTTAGCTGTCAAATAAATTATTGTCATTtataaagataaaaaaagaagaaCTGCAAGCAGAAACACCATATACTTAAGCACATTCTCCACTTCAACTATAGCTTGACACAAATCAGATCTTGTCCGGAATAGCATAACACCCGATTATTCACTTGTAAAGAGCTGCTACACTAGATCATCCCTAGATCCTTTGCAGGTCAATATTGTTACTCAGAAATAAAGCATTTAGAAGTATGGAGCTACAGTAGAAAAGGAGGCACGAAAAAAATGACATGATTTTCAGCATCAACTATGTATTAACATAACAAGGCAGAAAAAGCTCACAAACACAGAAATCCTAAGCAAACTTACAAATAGGACGAATCATATAACTAGTCATTCAATTTAGGAGTCCAAGCTTAGCAAAAACAAACTTTAGGAGTCCAAGATTTAGCTAGAACAGAAAAAAGTAGAAATCAACAAGATCTTCAAGAAGGGGCAAAATCATATATAGCTCAAGAACTCTAAACCCAACCGATCAATAAACCAACACAAGCAATTCAGCTTCAAAGTGAGTATTCAATAACAATCATTGAAATAACAGCAAGCCAAAAATCCAAAAATGATCCAGAGCTACAAAATCAAGTCCACAGCAACACAAACCCCAAACACCCAAAAAACAAACAAAGTCCCTCAAACCCAAACCACCAAACTCCAGAAAGGGCAAAATCAAATGTAGCTCAAGAACTCTAATCCCAGCCAATCAACAAAACAACACAGGCAATTCAGCTTCGAAGTGAGTATTCAATAACAATCaatgaaaaaacaaataaaaatccaaaaatgatCCAGAGTTACAGAATCAAGTCCACAACCACATAAAcccaaaaacaaacaaaatcccACAAACCCAAACCACCAAAAACATAGTAAAATCGCAGCAGCAAGCTAAAcaagagagagggagagtaaTACTGGACAGTACAAGCATGTTTACGATCTTGCGGGCGGCCTGATTTGCTGATAACCTCGAGGTCGACAAGGCCAAGAGACATGAGGCCAAGAGTGAGACCAGCCATCATCCCAGCAAACAGCACCAGCCCTATGATTACAATCACATACAGAAAAAACTTGGTATCGCAACAGGGCACATCATCAGCCATCTATCTCCCTCAGCCGCACACACAGTCAGCGGGTTTGTGCGTGTGTGTATCTTCCTCAAAAGAGGGACAAAATCTGGAGTTTGTGCTGATATGCCTGTCTGTATCCTACTCAACTCCAAGCTTTCGGGtttattttttctgaattttttaactttttcttgaGAAAGATTGCATTTTGCGTTGATTTGGTGGTCGGGGCTCGGAACCCATATAAAAATCGGAGCAAACTCCTTTGGTGGGTGAATCTCTTGTTCTTACTATAATCAGTTTTTTAATCTtgtctttattttgttttatgctTATTTTAGTATAATTATCTAATTAAATCACAAACTACTTATTTAGTTTCGATAGCAGTAATTGGATTAAGTATTTATGTAGCTTTGTACTATAGTAGTTTAAATAATTCGTTTAGCTCTAATAACTGTGAattgtgaaaaaaaataatggtCTATGTTGAGTTGGAAGGggtaaaatttataaaatctgAACATTTGTGAACTGAAAATATGGCCACCTACCACGACGATCAATGAACCGACCAACTCGAAGGATGACGTCAGATACCCATATGTGTGTACTAGTCCAAGCAGGGACGCTTCcgacactaggactcgaattttattattacattATTAATTTAGTAGGGACCTTATTCGCTTAAATCTTTAACTTGACTTTCTATTTTGATATCAAATATCATGCCAAAAATAACcttttttaaaaagaatgcaTAGAAGGCACCGCCGGCTTGCTGCCCCTCATTGGGTTGTGTTTTGGCAGGTCTTGATTTAGTTTTCttaggggtgttcggttggcaagattaaatctcatgagtaaatatgtatcatgtttggttcataagattgaacccttcaacttaatcctaatggatagtctcatgataattagtcatagcctccccctctaactaaaataatcccacaacttaatcctagatggatagtctcatgatattagtcatggcaaccgaacgccaccttagTTGATTTGGTTTAATTCAAGTATTGGTTTTGTTTTTGAGttcctatttttcttttgttgtcATATAGTACTAATTCATGGAACTTGTAAAATTGGTATTTATGACCCAATGATTTGTGCTTTTTTGCCTTACCAATAGAATAATTATGTCCGACTCATTTCGTAGGTCAAAAGAATGCTTTAAAAAGATGCTCTACATTAGAATTAGAGTGAATAGAATCATGTTTAAGTACCAAGCAAAACTAACGTggatgaaaatttttaaaatattcagAAAATTAAGTACTacaggagtattattttagggcatccgcaatgggcggacgatgacacgccCGATGGCGCCATCCATCGTTcacacccattgcgggtgcgcgcatagggcgcggacgatagtcgcgccctatacttcggtcgcggaggatagcgcggacgatggccatcgtccgccccattgtggaggtcgcggacgatcaaccgcggacgatggcacgcggtttcatttttttataaataccgttcatttgtaacatttcatttcactcgatttcattttcgaaacttacatttacataattactacgaaatggattcaagccccaatagtcctacgtttagcgtaggggcgcattggccgggtacagaacccgacgattatcgttcgtttgacaccaacacccattacgatcccgatttcagtacggaatcgtatgggttgtctgacatggagctgtctccgcaccgcccaaccgcagcgaccgatcccgatcccgccgcgaccgcttccgccccagccagaaagaagcggaaccggcagcgggcgcagaagttgccgcctcctggtgattgcgatgagtacgcccccggccgtacgaactacaacgacgacgaaactctcaccttggcccggtgttgggtagatatatcggaagatccgatattcgcgaacaaccagcgacagatcgcgtactgggaacgcatcgcgaacctctacaattcggtcaagccgccgaccgcgtacaagcgcaagcgtgagcaactccgcaagcactgggatcaagtcaagaagcaagtgaacttgtacgcggcggagttcgagaagttcatgcggtcacaggggagcggcgagagcttgagcgacgtgcgcgctaaagcgctgttgtcgtaccggtcgatgtacgacgacttcaagcacgaggccatctgggcgctcttgagggacaaacagaagttccaaggtggaattctgcacactggtgcgccgaagaggacgaagaccactgaagctggtgattacacgagcagcggcagcggcaaccacccggttgacctcaaccggacgtacgtggatgaagggagttccggcacaccggtgtccttccggtgtcctcccggcgtcaaggctgcgaaggccaaggggaaggcgaccgcgacctcatcgtcgaccgctgcaacccaagctccggtcccggtagagctcccgacccagacggccaccgcgtttgagtcgttagcaacagcgtcgatggcatggacgatgttgcagacgcacagggcactcaagaagtgtaccgaccccgacgaagccgaatatctccggtcgttactcgatgagctgcgtcggaagttgggaattggtccgacttagtttttttttattattagttcaatgatgtaacttttttttattaaaacttcgccgtttgttatttagaccattttttatttactcgttacttgttatttgaaaacagttaaattaattaaacaaaacaataaaatgatgatgtggcgcgccatagggcgcaccttagggcgccccactgtagGTGGAGAGGTAGGaagataaaactgctgacgtggcgcgccatagggcgcgccttaaggcgccccattgctaatgctcttatgcATAGATGTGAAATTAGTAGCAATTGAAAAATAGAGTAAATTGGGCGTGAATTGTACGAATCGAACACtctttatattataaaaaagaatCGAAAGCATCCAAAACCCCCAACACCCCATAATTGAAAGAGTTACAGAACCCTTCGTCCCCACAAACTCCGCTGCCGCCCCATCCCGCCGCGGCCGCCCCATCCCGCCGCGGCCGCCACACCTCGCATTCTCG
It contains:
- the LOC121792732 gene encoding DUF21 domain-containing protein At1g47330-like isoform X1, which encodes MADDVPCCDTKFFLYVIVIIGLVLFAGMMAGLTLGLMSLGLVDLEVISKSGRPQDRKHASKILPVVKNQHLLLCTLLIGNSLAMESLPIFLDKLVPPWAAILVSVTLILMFGEILPQAICTRYGLTAGATAAPFVQLLLWVFFPIAYPISKILDWMLGKGHAALLRRAELKTFVDFHGNEAGKGGDLTHDETTIIAGALELTAKTAKDAMTPIAKAFSIDLDGTLNLETLNAIMTMGHSRVPVYYNNQNNIIGLILVKNLLAVDPDDSVPLRKMLIRKIPRVSEDMPLYDILNEFQKGHSHIAVVYRDSKDTLQKTKEENHIFAIKTVTHDADSVMKKSDDQVKKSPPATPAFKKRHKGCSFCILDLENSPIPEFPPNQEVVGVISMEDVIEELLQEEILDETDEYVNIHNRIKINMNAASQAKTPDSNSIQSTTPV
- the LOC121792732 gene encoding DUF21 domain-containing protein At1g47330-like isoform X2, coding for MLVLSTKILPVVKNQHLLLCTLLIGNSLAMESLPIFLDKLVPPWAAILVSVTLILMFGEILPQAICTRYGLTAGATAAPFVQLLLWVFFPIAYPISKILDWMLGKGHAALLRRAELKTFVDFHGNEAGKGGDLTHDETTIIAGALELTAKTAKDAMTPIAKAFSIDLDGTLNLETLNAIMTMGHSRVPVYYNNQNNIIGLILVKNLLAVDPDDSVPLRKMLIRKIPRVSEDMPLYDILNEFQKGHSHIAVVYRDSKDTLQKTKEENHIFAIKTVTHDADSVMKKSDDQVKKSPPATPAFKKRHKGCSFCILDLENSPIPEFPPNQEVVGVISMEDVIEELLQEEILDETDEYVNIHNRIKINMNAASQAKTPDSNSIQSTTPV